Within the Candidatus Binatia bacterium genome, the region TGAAGACGGCGCCGCCGTGCGTCTCGATCTCCGAACGCAGAATTTCATCGTGCCGGCGCAGCGCGTCGCGCATCGCGTCGCCGTAGCGCTCCCAGCGGCGCGTGCTTCCTTCGACGTCGGTAAAGAGAAACGCGACGACGCCGGTGGGCAGGCTCTGCATGAACGCGTCGTTCACGCACTCCGCCCCGCTCTCCGCTTGCTCGCGGGCGCCTCGCGGCGCTAGTTCAATCGGCGCTTATGGTAGAAGGCGCTGATCGGTACGACCGGCTGCGAGAATACGGCGACGAGCTCCGCGCGGCTCTTCACGTTGAATTGCTGGAAGAGCGCGGAGACCTGATTTCGCACCGTGTTCGGACTGCGCCCGAGCTGCTTCGCGATCTCGGTGTTACGCCGCCCGGCGCGAACGAGCTCGAGCACCTCGCGCTTCGCCGGCGGGATCCGGTCGAGATGGAGCACCGACGTATTCGTCGCATCGGCCACGCGGCGCGCGATCCAGCTCTGCGGCCAGGGTTCGATCTTGCGCGCGGCGCGCTGCACCCAGCGCCGGTCGCGCGTGATTTCGTAGAGCGCGAGCGCGCAGATCGCCGCTCGCCAGGCGTAGTTGAAATCCTCGAAGATCGACCACGCTTCGGTCAACGCGGTGCGTCCTTCGTCGACGTCGCCGAGGCGAACCCAAGCGACGCCCTGCGAGTAGGATTCGAAGCCCTTGACGCGAGGGTCGGCTCCGTACGCGAGGATCGGAATCACGGACGTCGTCAGGGTTCGGAAGCGTGCGAGATACTGCTCGGCGATCGCTGCGTCGTCGTGCGCGAAGAGCTCCGCGAGCACGAGCAGCGCCGAGCGCTCCTCACCGCTCACGTCGTTCCACGAGAGCCGCTGTGCGGTTTCGTGCGCTTCGAGCAGTTGCTCGGTTGCAAAGGCCATCTCGCCGGTGTTCTTTGCGAGCAGCGCGCGGTCGAGATAGCAGAGAACGGACCAGTGCTCGGACGGAGCCAGCCTCGCCGCCTTGCGGAAGCCGGCGAAGGCCGCCAGCTCGTTACCCTCGAGCTCGTCGATCGCCGCGAGGAATCGGGTGACCTGGAAGCGCTCGAGTTTAAGGCCCGATGTCCACGGCAGCGTCTCGAAGATGCTGCGCACCCGATCGGCCACCTCGCGCAGCGGCAGCTCGCGACAGAGCAGCGCGAGCGTGAAGAGTGCGTTGGCACGGTAGTACTGGTCGGGCGTTGCAGCGGCGTCGAGCTCGTCGAGCGCCTTCTGCAACTCGTCCACCTGACGCAGAATCTCGCCGCGGCGCAGCGCGATCCAGGAGAGCATGATCCTGGCGCGGGCGCGGTTGTTCGGTTCGGGGGAGACGAGCTGGGCCGAGGCCGCCTCTTCGGCCTCCTCTTGGTCGTGCTTGATCCAGGCGATGACGGCCTTGTAGTAGAGCGCCTCGTCGTAGAGCGGGTCACCGGGAGTGAGCTCATTGAGGGCGCGCTCGATCAGCTTGCGGCCGGCGACGAAGTCACGGGTGAGTCCGAGCGCGGCGCCGAGCAGGACGTCGCGTGCCATCCGCGTCTCTGGCGGAGCCTTCGAGACGTCTGAGAGCAGGCCGATCATATCGACGTACCGGCGCTCGCGCAGCGCGAGTCGCGCTGCTGCGAGAACGGCGTCGACGCTACCGCCTACGGATACGAGCTCACGGCAACGGTCAAAGTCCGCAGCCGTGAACGCTCTCTCGAACTCGATCTTGTCGAAGCTCGGGCGACCTACGATAGCAATTGTCAAGATGGTCCCTTTAACTGGTTAAAAGCATGGTTCAAGATCCGGCGGTCAACCGCCGGATAGGGTCCGGTACTAAGGTACTACAATTCTGGCGCTGATCCTATTACCTGCCTCCCGCGCTTTTAGGAGGGCCTCCTCCTACAGAGTCGCCCGGCTTGGCAACCACGGGCGGGCCGCCGCCGACGGAGTCGCCCGGCTTGGCAACCACGGGCGGGCCGCCGCCGACGGAGTCGCCCGGCCTGGCAACCACGGGTGGGCCGCCGCCGACGGAGTCGCCCG harbors:
- a CDS encoding helix-turn-helix transcriptional regulator, whose product is MARDVLLGAALGLTRDFVAGRKLIERALNELTPGDPLYDEALYYKAVIAWIKHDQEEAEEAASAQLVSPEPNNRARARIMLSWIALRRGEILRQVDELQKALDELDAAATPDQYYRANALFTLALLCRELPLREVADRVRSIFETLPWTSGLKLERFQVTRFLAAIDELEGNELAAFAGFRKAARLAPSEHWSVLCYLDRALLAKNTGEMAFATEQLLEAHETAQRLSWNDVSGEERSALLVLAELFAHDDAAIAEQYLARFRTLTTSVIPILAYGADPRVKGFESYSQGVAWVRLGDVDEGRTALTEAWSIFEDFNYAWRAAICALALYEITRDRRWVQRAARKIEPWPQSWIARRVADATNTSVLHLDRIPPAKREVLELVRAGRRNTEIAKQLGRSPNTVRNQVSALFQQFNVKSRAELVAVFSQPVVPISAFYHKRRLN